A single window of Montipora capricornis isolate CH-2021 chromosome 14, ASM3666992v2, whole genome shotgun sequence DNA harbors:
- the LOC138031536 gene encoding mucin-21-like: MDDNYDANSWEQLSDGVEEEIYTGPRDQDLHIPDDDVFSYRYQPVSPGNTTVHSGANGNEDPAEEQGPRALPSGGSSGDEEDSPIQVLSFDKLIFRQTYLSGATRFGALEPEPRRRVSGSDAQLNIASSSNTERNTTSGDRFTFTPPRPSSSSRFGRPSMTRSMTSSTGSSSTSTSTTTNGPVAETRARLVSHPGGRGPSGSSNGTHTIRTNNISSPISGSRLYRLSRGRTLQGRPTSTRTTSTTTISNARAGRSNIAPIMDTAIATSTSSTSTITNASATSSNATTVMVTASVTSSTLSSTLSTSTITIASARSSNAAPVMVTTAMTSLTSSSISITNSAPAVRSGSVPISLSVAVTSIATNSVSIHTTVNSNVASGTNTTNVLSPSVTASSVAMPSGMGGGSNHVDGGDALQSNEGTISSSGEVEHNPGRRWRATLPIEVDDSDADDGAGLETEVSGIDNATPPTSTCTPTTGTGTIELPEASVLLDLLPPNQVGKCATNIHFNDTICKAAIQSSMYLLCGLEAIQHHSSSGMVAVVCNVDGCKKVLQKITESPSVSEFQRLLEEALKEFQEQKRKWYEDYNTPVVMSNLINT; encoded by the exons ATGGATGACAACTATGATGCAAACAGTTGGGAACAACTGTCCGACGGAGTTGAAGAAGAAATTTACACGGGACCCCGCGATCAG GATCTTCATATTCCGGATGACGATGTATTTAGTTACCGGTATCAGCCTGTCAGTCCAGGAAACACT ACTGTACACAGTGGTGCTAATGGCAACGAGGACCCAGCTGAAGAGCAAGGACCCAGAGCGTTGCCTTCAGGTGGTTCTTCTGGTGACGAG GAAGACAGTCCCATCCAGGTTTTGTCTTTCGACAAACTTATCTTTCGACAAACTTATCTTTCTGGAG CAACTAGATTTGGTGCTTTGGAGCCAGAACCAAGAAGGAGAGTTTCAGGAAGTGATGCGCAATTAAACATTGCATCATCAAGCAACACTGAAAGAAACACTACCTCTGGTGATCGATTCACTTTCACACCCCCAAGACCATCCAGTTCAAGTAGATTTGGCAGACCATCCATGACAAGGTCCATGACTTCTAGTACTGGATCAAGTTCAACATCAACCAGTACAACTACCAATGGTCCAGTAGCCGAGACAAGGGCTAGACTAGTTAGCCATCCAGGTGGAAGGGGACCATCAGGCAGTTCAAATGGAACACACACCATAAGAACCAATAATATAAGTAGTCCTATATCTGGAAGTAGACTCTACAGACTCTCTAGGGGAAGGACGCTTCAAGGTAGGCCAACCTCCACAAGAACCACATCAACTACCACTATTAGTAATGCCAGGGCAGGGAGGAGTAATATAGCACCGATTATGGATACAGCGATAGCTACTAGTACCTCATCAACTAGTACCATTACTAACGCTAGTGCAACGAGCAGCAATGCAACAACTGTTATGGTGACAGCTTCAGTGACTAGTTCTACTTTATCGAGCACCTTATCAACTAGCACCATTACTATTGCTAGTGCAAGAAGCAGCAATGCAGCACCTGTCATGGTGACCACTGCAATGACTAGTTTGACCTCCTCAAGCATCTCCATAACGAATTCTGCACCTGCTGTTCGATCTGGCAGTGTACCAATTAGTCTCTCTGTAGCGGTAACCTCAATTGCCACAAATTCAGTCTCAATACACACCACTGTAAATAGCAATGTGGCCAGTGGGACTAACACCACCAATGTTTTGAGTCCATCAGTTACGGCCAGTAGTGTTGCAATGCCAAGTGGTATGGGAGGTGGTTCTAATCATGTGGATGGTGGAGATGCTCTCCAAAGTAATGAAGGGACTATAAGCTCTTCAGGTGAAGTTGAACATAACCCCGGTCGCAGATGGCGTGCAACTCTTCCAATAGAAGTTGATGACAGTGATGCCGACGATGGAGCTGGGCTTGAAACTGAAGTATCTGGGATAGATAATGCTACTCCACCCACCTCAACATGCACACCTACTACTGGAACAG GCACCATAGAGTTACCAGAGGCAAGTGTGCTGCTTGATCTGTTGCCTCCAAATCAGG TTGGCAAGTGCGCTACAAACATCCATTTCAATGACACAATCTGCAAGGCTGCCATTCAATCATCCATGTACCTTCTATGTG GACTAGAAGCCATACAACATCACAGCAGTTCAGGAATGGTGGCTGTAGTTTGCAATGTCGATGGTTGCAAAAAAGTTTTGCAAAAGATCACAG AGTCACCAAGTGTTTCCGAATTCCAAAGACTTCTGGAAGAAGCGTTGAAAGAATTTCAAGAACAGAAGAGGAAATGGTATGAGGATTATAACACACCTGTTGTAATGTCCAATCTAATTAACACATAA